A section of the Oreochromis aureus strain Israel breed Guangdong linkage group 22, ZZ_aureus, whole genome shotgun sequence genome encodes:
- the LOC116322264 gene encoding uncharacterized protein LOC116322264 isoform X2, translated as MARVALLCLLASIGRCVGQRILSESSVHAGVGSNVTLRTPIHDLQSSALFWHFNDGKEIVNVASVSSSTLRLNTSYEGRAWINPANGHLTLGALTLQDSGEYIITIVYKHGQSDVAKIRLTVSGTQNGGNPRARSSLVTCGRSVFSTYGQTVSGPAPPTGTTPMPALPEQITDYFVSLVVCVVVIVVLSAGFLLLLYRWMENRKNRNSDGRQVEIPAAQQKNGAPGSTCEDSTYQTMTPAPTDLDHIYSTLTDMQYMSHVRYIQTDTISCKSVTSQ; from the exons ATGGCTCGGGTCGCCCTCCTGTGTCTGCTCGCATCCATCG GGCGCTGCGTGGGTCAGAGGATCCTGTCAGAGAGCTCTGTGCACGCAGGTGTCGGAAGCAATGTGACGCTGAGAACTCCGATTCACGACCTGCAGAGCTCGGCTCTGTTCTGGCACTTTAATGACGGGAAGGAGATTGTAAATGTTGCCTCGGTGAGCTCCTCCACGCTCAGACTGAACACGTCCTACGAGGGCAGAGCGTGGATTAATCCAGCCAACGGCCACTTGACCCTGGGTGCGCTGACACTGCAGGACAGTGGGGAATATATCATCACCATCGTATACAAACACGGTCAGAGCGACGTTGCAAAGATACGCCTCACGGTCTCAG ggacCCAGAACGGAGGAAATCCACGCGCTCGCTCTTCACTCGTCACATGTGGACGCTCGGTTTTCAGCACGTACGGGCAAACCGTGTCAGGACCAG CTCCACCCACCGGCACCACCCCCATGCCAGCTCTCCCTGAGCAGATCACAG ATTACTTTGTGTCTctggttgtgtgtgtggttgtgatCGTCGTGCTGTCGGCTGGTTTCCTGCTGCTCCTCTACAGATGGATGGAgaacaggaaaaacaggaatTCAGATGGAAGACAGGTGGAG ATACCTGCGGCCCAGCAGAAGAACGGAGCTCCAGGGTCCACATGTGAAGACTCCACCTACCAGACCATGACTCCAGCCCCCACAGACCTGGACCACATCTACTCCACCCTCACTGACATGCAGTACATGTCACATGTGCGATACATTCAAACGGACACAATTTCCTGCAAATCAGTAACATCCCAGTAA
- the LOC116322264 gene encoding uncharacterized protein LOC116322264 isoform X3 yields the protein MARVALLCLLASIGRCVGQRILSESSVHAGVGSNVTLRTPIHDLQSSALFWHFNDGKEIVNVASVSSSTLRLNTSYEGRAWINPANGHLTLGALTLQDSGEYIITIVYKHGQSDVAKIRLTVSAPPTGTTPMPALPEQITDYFVSLVVCVVVIVVLSAGFLLLLYRWMENRKNRNSDGRQVEIPAAQQKNGAPGSTCEDSTYQTMTPAPTDLDHIYSTLTDMQYMSHVRYIQTDTISCKSVTSQ from the exons ATGGCTCGGGTCGCCCTCCTGTGTCTGCTCGCATCCATCG GGCGCTGCGTGGGTCAGAGGATCCTGTCAGAGAGCTCTGTGCACGCAGGTGTCGGAAGCAATGTGACGCTGAGAACTCCGATTCACGACCTGCAGAGCTCGGCTCTGTTCTGGCACTTTAATGACGGGAAGGAGATTGTAAATGTTGCCTCGGTGAGCTCCTCCACGCTCAGACTGAACACGTCCTACGAGGGCAGAGCGTGGATTAATCCAGCCAACGGCCACTTGACCCTGGGTGCGCTGACACTGCAGGACAGTGGGGAATATATCATCACCATCGTATACAAACACGGTCAGAGCGACGTTGCAAAGATACGCCTCACGGTCTCAG CTCCACCCACCGGCACCACCCCCATGCCAGCTCTCCCTGAGCAGATCACAG ATTACTTTGTGTCTctggttgtgtgtgtggttgtgatCGTCGTGCTGTCGGCTGGTTTCCTGCTGCTCCTCTACAGATGGATGGAgaacaggaaaaacaggaatTCAGATGGAAGACAGGTGGAG ATACCTGCGGCCCAGCAGAAGAACGGAGCTCCAGGGTCCACATGTGAAGACTCCACCTACCAGACCATGACTCCAGCCCCCACAGACCTGGACCACATCTACTCCACCCTCACTGACATGCAGTACATGTCACATGTGCGATACATTCAAACGGACACAATTTCCTGCAAATCAGTAACATCCCAGTAA
- the LOC116322264 gene encoding uncharacterized protein LOC116322264 isoform X1: MARVALLCLLASIGRCVGQRILSESSVHAGVGSNVTLRTPIHDLQSSALFWHFNDGKEIVNVASVSSSTLRLNTSYEGRAWINPANGHLTLGALTLQDSGEYIITIVYKHGQSDVAKIRLTVSGTQNGGNPRARSSLVTCGRSVFSTYGQTVSGPGVAVPAATMKSPPTGTTPMPALPEQITDYFVSLVVCVVVIVVLSAGFLLLLYRWMENRKNRNSDGRQVEIPAAQQKNGAPGSTCEDSTYQTMTPAPTDLDHIYSTLTDMQYMSHVRYIQTDTISCKSVTSQ; the protein is encoded by the exons ATGGCTCGGGTCGCCCTCCTGTGTCTGCTCGCATCCATCG GGCGCTGCGTGGGTCAGAGGATCCTGTCAGAGAGCTCTGTGCACGCAGGTGTCGGAAGCAATGTGACGCTGAGAACTCCGATTCACGACCTGCAGAGCTCGGCTCTGTTCTGGCACTTTAATGACGGGAAGGAGATTGTAAATGTTGCCTCGGTGAGCTCCTCCACGCTCAGACTGAACACGTCCTACGAGGGCAGAGCGTGGATTAATCCAGCCAACGGCCACTTGACCCTGGGTGCGCTGACACTGCAGGACAGTGGGGAATATATCATCACCATCGTATACAAACACGGTCAGAGCGACGTTGCAAAGATACGCCTCACGGTCTCAG ggacCCAGAACGGAGGAAATCCACGCGCTCGCTCTTCACTCGTCACATGTGGACGCTCGGTTTTCAGCACGTACGGGCAAACCGTGTCAGGACCAGGTGTGGCGGTCCCAGCTGCAACAATGAAAT CTCCACCCACCGGCACCACCCCCATGCCAGCTCTCCCTGAGCAGATCACAG ATTACTTTGTGTCTctggttgtgtgtgtggttgtgatCGTCGTGCTGTCGGCTGGTTTCCTGCTGCTCCTCTACAGATGGATGGAgaacaggaaaaacaggaatTCAGATGGAAGACAGGTGGAG ATACCTGCGGCCCAGCAGAAGAACGGAGCTCCAGGGTCCACATGTGAAGACTCCACCTACCAGACCATGACTCCAGCCCCCACAGACCTGGACCACATCTACTCCACCCTCACTGACATGCAGTACATGTCACATGTGCGATACATTCAAACGGACACAATTTCCTGCAAATCAGTAACATCCCAGTAA
- the LOC116322257 gene encoding zinc finger and SCAN domain-containing protein 2-like codes for MSKAEVLRALVKQRLNAAAEEIFALFEKTMEEYEQEIRLHRSRQPDGHAAKSRGGPHGSPLSATKVTADKGASQEQRSPGLHRESPEPPQVKDEREELWTNQPGERPGVHEDLTIIPVTVKIEEEVEESAQCPDLLHTHGELSSHQLVPVAGGEDRAGPEAARNHPQPVRTSSDTGAPEDAPVQSGKPPSEGAVRDAGSNLAKKPYSCSECGKRFGGKNHLQSHMKSHTGEKTCPFCGKKISKSSNFTTHLRVHTGEKPFTCSVCNTSFSLRNTLVNHMRVHTGEKPFSCSVCAKKFTNKANVITHMAVHSEEKPFKCNVCDKRFTWHSQVKKHKCVAESSKT; via the exons ATGTCGAAGGCTGAGGTGCTGAGAGCGCTGGTGAAGCAGCGGCTCAACGCGGCCGCTGAGGAGATTTTCGCGCTGTTTGAGAAGACTATGGAGGAGTACGAGCAGGAGATCCGCCTGCACAGGAGCAGGCAGCCGGACGGACACGCGGCCAAGAGCCGGGGGGGCCCGCACG GGTCTCCTCTGAGTGCCACAAAGGTTACGGCGGATAAAGGAGCTTCACAGGAGCAGAGGAGCCCCGGTCTGCACCGGGAGAGTCCAGAACCGCCACAAGTCAAAGATGAACGTGAGGAGCTTTGGACCAATCAGCCGGGGGAGCGGCCCGGCGTGCACGAGGACCTCACCATCATTCCTGTCACCGTGAAGATTGAAGAGGAGGTGGAAGAGAGCGCTCAGTGCCCCGACCTCCTTCACACCCACGGCGAGCTCAGCAGCCACCAGCTCGTGCCTGTAGCTGGTGGAGAGGACCGAGCAGGACCAGAAGCAGCCAGAAACCACCCGCAGCCTGTCAGGACTTCCTCTGACACAGGGGCCCCAGAGGATGCTCCAGTGCAGAGCGGGAAACCGCCATCAGAGGGCGCTGTGAGAGACGCGGGAAGTAACTTAGCCAAGAAACCTTACAGCTGCTCCGAGTGCGGCAAACGCTTCGGAGGCAAGAACCACCTGCAGAGCCACATGAAGAGCCACACGGGGGAGAAAACGTGCCCGTTCTGCGGCAAGAAAATCTCCAAGAGCTCCAACTTCACCACACACCTGCGCGTGCACACCGGCGAGAAGCCCTTCACCTGCTCCGTGTGCAACACGAGCTTCAGCCTGCGCAACACGCTCGTCAACCACATGAGGGTGCACACGGGCGAGAAGCCGTTCAGCTGCTCCGTCTGCGCCAAGAAGTTCACCAACAAGGCCAACGTGATCACGCACATGGCCGTCCACTCGGAGGAGAAGCCCTTTAAGTGCAACGTGTGCGACAAAAGGTTCACTTGGCATTCGCAGGTCAAAAAGCACAAGTGTGTCGCCGAAAGCAGCAAGACATGA